ACCGTCACTCTCGCCGCGGGTGTCTGCACGGTCGCCGGTTGCACCGCGGGCGACGTCATTGTCGCCGGTTGCACAGCAGGTGTCTTCACGGTCGCCGGTTGCACAGCAGGTGCCTTCACAGCGGGCGACTTCAGGGCGGGACCGTTCGCCATCGCGGAGTTCCCGGCGACAGCGTTCGCCTCGGTGGCAGCCGCGGCAAGGGCCTCCCCATCAGCGGCGGCGGGGACGGAGGCCTGGGCTCGGTCGGGTTCTGCGGCGGCACCCGGTGCCGCGGGCGACCCGACGATCTGGGGACTCAACGCTCGCCTCCGCGGCCGCCGCCGGTATTCAGCGGCCGGACCGGCCGACCGATCCCGCCCGGGTGCCAGGCCCGGCCGGATCGCACCGGTCGGCCGGGATGACCTGCGGTCCGCCCCTGCGGCCCGTCTGGCCCAAGTGTGGTGGAACGGCTGGGCGGCGTGCTTGGCATTGCGTCCTCCTCGCTCGATCCGGTGGCCCCGGTCCGCCCGGAGCCCCGTGGACGGCGGCCTCCTTGCGGTGGGCGCGTGGCCGAACCACCGCAGGGAAGCCGAGATGTGAGCCTAGAAGAACCGTTCGGTTTCCTGCGAGGTGGCCCTGCTCCCAACGTGCCGGTACGAGCCCGACCTCGGACACCCGTCGGGGAACGGCGACGGGCGCACGGCACGCGGGCCTGGATCGGCGCGCGGGCGCGGTCGCCGGATCGCGCCCATCTCCACCATGGACCCGCCGCCGGAGTTCGGCAGCGCAAACCGCCAAGGCACGGCAATTCCACGCCGGATGGGTGACATCGGCTCAGCATGCGGTACGAACCGGGAGCACGCGACGGCTCAGGAAAGCCCGGCCATCGGACCGGCCTGACTCCGGGGGAACCTCCGGGGAACACCCGCGTGAACACGGGCCGGTGGGATGCCCCGACGAGCCCCGCCGTGCACCGTCGGACGCAAGCACGGCGCTCAGGCGCCGTCTCCGACCAATCCCGCATCGCGCGCCAGCAACGCGGCCTGGACCCGGTTGCCGACGCCGAGCCCGGTCAGGATCCGGCTGACGTGCGCCTTGACCGTACTCTCCCGCATCCCCAGCACGCCCGCGATCTCCGCGTTGGAGAGCCCGTCGGCGAGTTCGCGCAGTACGTCGGTCTCGCGCGGGGTGAGCCCGGCGACCCGGCCGCGGGCGGCGACCGACCTCGGCGCGCCGACCCGGTGGTACCGGTCGATCAGGCGTCGCGCCGCCGCCGGGTGCAGCATCCCCTGCCCGCCGGCGACGACGTGCACGGCCCTGGCGATCTCGGCGGGTGGGGTGTCCTTGAGCAGGAAGCCGTCGGCCCCGGCGGCGAGCGCCTGGTACACGTACTCGTCCAGGTCGAAGGTGGTGAGCGCGATGACCCTCGGGGCGTCCGGCAGTTCGCGCAGGCGCCGGGTCGCGGCGATGCCGTCGAGCCGGGGCATCCTGATGTCCATCAGCGCGACGTCGATCCGCCGGCTTCCGGCGAGTTCGACGGCCTGGAGGCCGTCCGCCGCTTCCGCGACCACGGTGAGCGCCGGGTCCTGGGCGAGCAGGTCGACCAGGCCGAGGCGGACCAGTGCGTCGTCGTCGACCACCATCGTTCGGATCATGGGACGTCCTTCGGCTGCTGTGGC
The genomic region above belongs to Streptomyces sp. 1331.2 and contains:
- a CDS encoding response regulator, translating into MIRTMVVDDDALVRLGLVDLLAQDPALTVVAEAADGLQAVELAGSRRIDVALMDIRMPRLDGIAATRRLRELPDAPRVIALTTFDLDEYVYQALAAGADGFLLKDTPPAEIARAVHVVAGGQGMLHPAAARRLIDRYHRVGAPRSVAARGRVAGLTPRETDVLRELADGLSNAEIAGVLGMRESTVKAHVSRILTGLGVGNRVQAALLARDAGLVGDGA